AATCTCTGTGATCTCTGTGCATTCTGTGGTTAAGCTTCTGTCTTCCAGTTATCCGGAAGCATACCAGTATCTACTGCCATGCGAATCGTTCGTTCAGCTCGTTTCACTACAGGTGGATCGATCATTTTTGAGCCAACGGCCACTACACCAAGACCTCGTGATTCAGCATCGTCAGCAGCCATAATGATCCGTTTGGCTTTTGTGATCTCTGTTTCACTTGGGGCAAATTCTTCATGGATCGGTTTGATTTGTCGGGGGTGGATACAGCCCATACCATCAAAACCCAGTGATTTATTCTCTCGCACATTGGCTCGCAGAGCTTCTTCATTATTTACATCACTAAAAACTGTGGCAATAGGCTGGAGTCGGGCAGCCCGGGCAGCATTGACCAACATGGAGCGGGCAAAAAATGATTCCTTACCTTCCAATGTTCTTTCGGTTCCTATATCTGCTGTATAATCTTCCAGTCCCATGGCAAGTGCTACGTTGAATTTACTGGCCATGGCAATCTCATGGGCATTCAGAACACCCAGGGCGCTTTCCAGAATAGGCATATAGTAGACGGGACGATCGATCCCTTCCCGCTTGAGAATCTCCTGCACTTTTTGATCCATGGCAATCACTTGCTCGGCTGTTTCAGCTTTGGGTAAGAGGATCACATGTACGTTATGAGGAATAATGGCTTCCAGATCTTGCATACCCAGCTCACCCTGGTTAATACGCACCAAACGCTCTGATCCAAAGAAATCAAGAGTTCTAAGTGTATTTCTGACCATGTATCGCGCGGCATCTTTTTCGGCTGGAGGGACAGAATCTTCCAGATCAAGAATAATGCAGTCCGGTTTATGGATACCTGCATTCAAAAATAATTTGGGCTGGTTACCCGGCAGATAAAGACGACTACGGCGAAAGCGACCGGGTGATGTTGCATACCTGGCATGCTCCTTCAGGGCCGGGAGAGCTTCATTTTTCAGCTCGGGATGTGCTCGTTTTACAACCGTTTCGATCTGCGCCATCATCACAAAGGGAAGGGCTCCAAAATCTTTGATCTGAACGACACCTGTTTTAACTCCTAATGTCGCCAGTGTCGTTTCCGCTAACTCGCGGATCGCCTTCGAAAACAGAACTTGAACTTTGCTTTCGATTTTGATTTTCAGCGGTTCTGACCCGGGGTAATAGAGAACCTGGCAATCAGATTTAATATTTTTCCCTTGAGGTCCTGCCTGAAACATTTTTGTCATAATTCTATTGTCCTGAACCTTTGGTTTCAATTCATTCAATTGTTGTTGTCATCACACGGTTCGACAGGGTGTGCTTGTCAAATTTGACGGCAAATATACACCCCGGATTCAGCGCCTTCAACACTAACCGGAAAGGGGCTCATAAATAATTTATTATAGCTATTTCCGCGTGGTAATAATTGCGTTGCGCATTTATTACAAATCAACGCTTTAACAGCTCCAGGATTTTCAGATTGGCTTTTGGAAAAGCAAATTGGTCAAGCTCATTCATTGAGATCCAACGGTTCTCGGTGGCAGCATGAGTTTTGGCCTCACCTTTGCGCCAGTCGCAAAAAAATGCCACCAGAGTAATCCTGAAATGAGTATAAGCATGGCGGATGGTTCCGATTGTCTCTGCCAACTCAACTTCAAGAGTCGTTTCTTCCTTGATCTCTCTCAGCAAGGCGACCTCAGGACTTTCACCTCGTTCGATCTTGCCACCAGGAAACTCCCATAATCCGCCCAGCAATCCTCGGGGTGGTCGCTTCTGGATTAGAATTTGTCCATCTTTTTTAATGAGACCGATCACTATGTTATAGTGAGGAATTGCCGATTTCCTGGGTTTCACCGGATAGTCTTCCACGCGACCTGCTTGAAATGCGCCACAAACTTTTGCAATTGGACAACTTTCACAATTGGGATGTTTGGGAGTGCAGATCACCCGTCCCAGATCCATTAGTCCCTGATTAAAAGCCGCTGGCTGCTCAACAGAAATTAACTGACTCAGCTGATCTCTGAGAATCGCTTTGATCTGAGGCCGGGTAATGTTTTCATTAATTCGTTCCAGTCGGGAAAAAACCCGCAGGACATTACCATCGATCAACGGAACAGCCTGACCAAAAGCCAGACTGGCTATCGCTGCAGCAGTATAGGGACCAATACCTGGAATTTTCAGCAGTTGGTCAACCGATGATGGCAGACGACCCTCAAATTCTTCTAAAATATAGTTCGCTGCTTTATGAAGATTTCTAGCTCTGGAATAGTAACCTAAACCTTCCCAAAGCTTAAGCACGTGGTCCAGGCTGGCTTCTGCCAGATCAGTGATTTCAGGGAAATCCGTGAACCATTTCCGGTAATATGGCCAAACTGTTGTAACCTGGGTTTGCTGAAGCATAACTTCTGCTATCCAGATAGCATAAGGATCTGATTCAGTTCTTCCCGGAACGGCAACAGAAGCGCGTTCTGTGTGAAACCA
The sequence above is drawn from the Candidatus Neomarinimicrobiota bacterium genome and encodes:
- a CDS encoding aldolase/citrate lyase family protein translates to MTKMFQAGPQGKNIKSDCQVLYYPGSEPLKIKIESKVQVLFSKAIRELAETTLATLGVKTGVVQIKDFGALPFVMMAQIETVVKRAHPELKNEALPALKEHARYATSPGRFRRSRLYLPGNQPKLFLNAGIHKPDCIILDLEDSVPPAEKDAARYMVRNTLRTLDFFGSERLVRINQGELGMQDLEAIIPHNVHVILLPKAETAEQVIAMDQKVQEILKREGIDRPVYYMPILESALGVLNAHEIAMASKFNVALAMGLEDYTADIGTERTLEGKESFFARSMLVNAARAARLQPIATVFSDVNNEEALRANVRENKSLGFDGMGCIHPRQIKPIHEEFAPSETEITKAKRIIMAADDAESRGLGVVAVGSKMIDPPVVKRAERTIRMAVDTGMLPDNWKTEA
- the mutY gene encoding A/G-specific adenine glycosylase, with the translated sequence MLNSSVPVAGLIIPTSKPWRITIVSDSLRLLDQNNFTNKLLLWFHTERASVAVPGRTESDPYAIWIAEVMLQQTQVTTVWPYYRKWFTDFPEITDLAEASLDHVLKLWEGLGYYSRARNLHKAANYILEEFEGRLPSSVDQLLKIPGIGPYTAAAIASLAFGQAVPLIDGNVLRVFSRLERINENITRPQIKAILRDQLSQLISVEQPAAFNQGLMDLGRVICTPKHPNCESCPIAKVCGAFQAGRVEDYPVKPRKSAIPHYNIVIGLIKKDGQILIQKRPPRGLLGGLWEFPGGKIERGESPEVALLREIKEETTLEVELAETIGTIRHAYTHFRITLVAFFCDWRKGEAKTHAATENRWISMNELDQFAFPKANLKILELLKR